The Thermoflavifilum sp. genome contains a region encoding:
- a CDS encoding nucleoside phosphorylase has translation MIASSELILNDRGAVYHLDLRPEEIAHTIITVGDPGRVPVVSRHFDRIEFQRSHREFVTHTGTIGNKRLTVISSGIGTDNIDIVLTELDALVNLDLEKRIEKPLHTTLQLFRLGTCGGLQADIPTDALVISTHGLGLDNLMHYYACSFSDAEQELTRAFIAHVGWEHGPIKPYLIAADTQLLRNFTSTPHALSPYQGITASCPGFYGPQGRQVRATLAYPRLVDQLTSFRFQQHRITNFEMETSALYGLGRMLGHQCLSISTIVANRASRSFSHNPQQAIEQMITRFLDCWLGLQP, from the coding sequence ATGATCGCATCATCTGAATTAATCTTAAATGATCGAGGAGCAGTATATCATCTGGACCTTCGGCCTGAAGAGATTGCCCATACCATCATCACGGTAGGCGATCCCGGACGCGTGCCTGTAGTCTCCCGGCATTTTGACCGGATCGAGTTTCAGCGCAGCCATCGCGAATTTGTGACACACACGGGCACCATTGGAAACAAGCGTTTGACCGTGATTTCATCGGGCATCGGTACGGATAATATTGACATTGTGCTGACCGAACTGGATGCGCTGGTAAATCTTGATCTGGAGAAACGAATAGAAAAACCCTTGCATACCACACTTCAGCTTTTCAGACTGGGTACCTGTGGCGGATTACAGGCCGATATTCCTACCGACGCGCTGGTGATTTCCACACACGGACTGGGACTCGACAACCTGATGCATTATTATGCCTGCTCATTTTCTGATGCTGAACAGGAACTCACCCGGGCGTTTATAGCTCATGTGGGCTGGGAACACGGACCCATAAAACCTTATCTGATAGCCGCCGACACCCAACTGTTGAGAAACTTTACGTCAACGCCTCATGCGCTGTCGCCTTACCAGGGCATTACTGCAAGTTGTCCTGGATTCTATGGTCCACAGGGCAGACAGGTGAGGGCAACGCTGGCCTATCCCCGGCTGGTTGATCAACTCACAAGCTTTCGTTTTCAACAACATCGCATCACCAATTTCGAAATGGAAACCTCCGCGCTGTATGGACTGGGGCGCATGTTGGGGCATCAATGCCTGTCAATCAGCACCATTGTGGCCAATCGCGCATCGAGAAGCTTCAGCCATAACCCCCAACAAGCCATCGAACAAATGATTACCCGATTCCTGGATTGCTGGCTTGGCCTGCAGCCATAA
- a CDS encoding NUDIX domain-containing protein: MSFLNVRIYGVLVNAQQQVLVSDEFIRGRYFTKFPGGGLEFGEGTLDCLRREWQEELQQEIEIVKHLYTTDFFQISAFDNHSQILSIYYVVKEKSPFVARTIEKPFDFPIPEGADDVTAPRWIPWNAFSEDSVSLPIDKVVARKIKRKGIAWLYESDD; this comes from the coding sequence ATGAGCTTTCTAAATGTGCGAATCTACGGTGTGCTGGTGAATGCGCAACAACAGGTACTGGTGAGTGATGAGTTCATCCGCGGCCGGTACTTCACGAAATTTCCGGGCGGCGGACTGGAGTTTGGAGAAGGTACGCTCGACTGCCTCCGACGCGAATGGCAGGAAGAACTGCAACAGGAAATTGAAATCGTAAAACATCTCTACACCACCGATTTTTTTCAGATATCCGCATTCGACAATCATTCACAAATTCTTTCGATTTACTACGTGGTGAAAGAAAAATCACCATTCGTAGCCCGAACCATCGAAAAACCTTTCGATTTCCCCATCCCCGAGGGTGCCGATGATGTAACGGCGCCTCGCTGGATTCCCTGGAATGCATTTTCAGAGGATAGCGTAAGCCTGCCCATTGATAAGGTGGTCGCCAGAAAAATAAAACGGAAGGGAATTGCATGGCTGTATGAGTCTGACGATTAA
- a CDS encoding shikimate dehydrogenase, with protein sequence MAHRFGIIGFPLEHSFSPVYFNNKFQQEGKHDYLYVKCPLSRIEVFPDLLKQYDDWEGFNVTIPYKEKIIPYLNQLSEQAAAIGAVNCIRVTKGETIGYNTDAIGFQRSLLPLLKPIHSRALVLGTGGASRAVTYVLRQLQIPYRLVSRHRQPEVFTYDELSADIVAEHLLIINTTPVGMYPHVDEAPPLPYSSIGRDHILFDLIYNPPLTKFLEYGQQRGARIQNGYEMLILQAEASWEIWNS encoded by the coding sequence ATGGCACATCGTTTTGGCATTATTGGCTTTCCACTGGAACATTCTTTCTCGCCGGTATATTTCAACAATAAATTTCAGCAGGAAGGAAAGCATGATTATTTGTATGTAAAATGCCCTTTAAGCCGCATTGAAGTATTTCCCGATTTACTGAAACAATATGACGATTGGGAAGGATTTAATGTAACTATTCCTTACAAAGAAAAGATCATTCCTTATTTAAATCAGTTGAGTGAACAGGCGGCTGCTATTGGTGCGGTGAATTGCATTCGTGTAACGAAAGGTGAAACGATAGGTTACAATACCGATGCTATAGGTTTTCAACGTTCGCTATTGCCTTTGCTCAAACCCATACACAGTCGTGCGCTGGTATTGGGAACAGGCGGTGCTTCCCGGGCTGTGACCTATGTGCTGCGTCAACTGCAAATCCCTTATCGATTGGTGAGCCGGCATCGCCAACCAGAGGTATTTACTTATGATGAGTTGAGTGCAGATATTGTTGCTGAGCATTTACTCATTATCAACACCACGCCTGTAGGTATGTATCCTCATGTGGATGAGGCACCGCCTTTGCCTTATTCTTCAATAGGGCGGGATCATATTTTATTTGACCTGATTTACAATCCTCCGCTCACAAAGTTTCTGGAATATGGACAACAGCGGGGGGCACGTATTCAAAATGGATATGAAATGCTGATTCTACAGGCCGAAGCCTCATGGGAAATCTGGAACAGCTGA
- a CDS encoding phosphosulfolactate synthase — protein sequence MNFNLTQIPARTQKPRSYGLTMVMDKGMSVYEARNFCSVAAPHVDLVKLGFGTSFVTPNLREKIAVYKEHGIPVYFGGTLFEAFIIRNQFEDYIQLLQEYEIDYIEVSDGSITIPHSEKCGYIEKLTKYGTVLSEVGSKDETNIFPPYKWIELMRAELNAGASYVIAEARESGNVGLYRSSGEVRQGLVQEILTQIPDEKIIWEAPQKSQQLYFLELLGCNANLGNLAPSEVIPLEAMRVGLRGDTFHLYLNGCSRFKRPPKNNPAS from the coding sequence ATGAATTTTAATCTCACGCAAATTCCGGCACGTACCCAGAAGCCGCGGAGTTACGGATTAACCATGGTCATGGATAAAGGCATGAGCGTATATGAAGCGCGCAATTTTTGTTCTGTTGCTGCTCCTCATGTCGATCTGGTAAAACTGGGATTCGGTACTTCATTCGTCACCCCCAACCTGAGAGAAAAAATTGCCGTTTACAAAGAACACGGCATACCGGTGTATTTTGGGGGCACCCTGTTTGAAGCTTTTATTATCCGTAACCAGTTTGAAGATTATATTCAACTTTTGCAGGAATATGAAATCGATTATATAGAAGTTTCAGATGGATCGATTACCATTCCGCACAGCGAAAAATGCGGTTATATCGAAAAGCTTACTAAATATGGAACTGTATTAAGTGAGGTGGGATCGAAGGATGAAACAAATATTTTTCCACCTTATAAGTGGATTGAGTTGATGCGGGCCGAATTGAACGCCGGCGCATCTTATGTCATTGCCGAAGCTCGTGAGTCGGGAAATGTAGGCTTGTACAGAAGTTCGGGCGAAGTACGTCAGGGACTCGTGCAGGAAATTTTAACACAGATTCCCGATGAAAAAATCATCTGGGAAGCACCACAAAAAAGCCAGCAGCTGTATTTTCTTGAGCTGTTAGGCTGCAATGCCAACCTGGGCAATCTTGCTCCATCGGAAGTCATTCCGCTTGAGGCTATGCGTGTGGGTTTGCGGGGCGATACGTTTCACCTTTATTTGAATGGTTGTTCTCGATTCAAACGACCTCCAAAAAATAATCCTGCATCCTGA
- a CDS encoding O-acetyl-ADP-ribose deacetylase, producing MANIHVVQGDITRLQVDAIVNAANSSLLGGGGVDGAIHRAAGPELLEACKKIGGCPTGEARITPGFRLPARYVIHTVGPVWHGGKHGEATLLASCYQNSLQLAADHGLRQIAFPAISTGAYGYPFDEASRVAIRTVQAWLQAHDRIEEVYFVLFSPHQYQRFQQLFQEEASGN from the coding sequence ATGGCCAACATACATGTTGTTCAGGGTGATATTACCCGTTTGCAGGTGGATGCCATTGTGAATGCAGCCAATAGCAGCCTGCTGGGCGGGGGTGGGGTAGATGGAGCTATTCACCGGGCTGCCGGACCGGAACTGCTGGAAGCCTGTAAAAAAATTGGCGGATGCCCGACGGGTGAAGCTCGCATTACACCCGGATTTCGATTACCTGCCCGATACGTGATTCACACGGTGGGGCCGGTCTGGCACGGCGGGAAGCATGGTGAAGCAACACTGCTGGCCTCATGTTATCAGAACAGCTTGCAGCTGGCGGCGGATCATGGACTGCGGCAGATTGCCTTCCCAGCCATCAGCACCGGGGCTTATGGTTATCCATTTGATGAAGCCAGCAGAGTTGCCATCCGAACCGTACAAGCATGGTTGCAGGCACACGACAGGATTGAAGAAGTGTATTTCGTGCTTTTTTCACCGCATCAATATCAGCGTTTTCAGCAGTTGTTTCAAGAAGAAGCATCGGGTAATTGA
- the dapF gene encoding diaminopimelate epimerase, with product MQLQFWKYEGAGNDFILIDNRRGEIQLQTEQIRWLCDRHFGIGADGFISLLTAEGYDFAMQYFNADGRESTMCGNGGRCLVDFAARLSLWQEHCNFLAIDGPHQAYRMDNGWIALHMKDVNHIERTYDTAILNTGSPHLVKYADHLDQIDVKAEGRKIRYSERFAQEGINVNFIEYGQDALLIRTYERGVEDETLACGTGITAAALLAAGHEARTYRIPVQARGGRLEVRFKKIDDQHFTDIWLCGPANPVFTGTIDLSSTAFQEFLQTIES from the coding sequence ATGCAATTGCAATTCTGGAAATACGAAGGTGCCGGCAACGACTTTATTCTCATAGACAATCGTCGGGGTGAAATTCAACTTCAAACCGAACAGATCCGATGGCTGTGCGACCGGCATTTTGGGATAGGAGCCGATGGTTTCATCTCGCTGCTTACGGCTGAAGGTTATGATTTTGCCATGCAATATTTCAACGCTGATGGCCGGGAAAGCACCATGTGCGGCAATGGCGGCCGCTGCCTGGTCGATTTTGCAGCCCGACTTTCTTTGTGGCAAGAGCATTGCAATTTTCTCGCTATCGATGGTCCTCATCAGGCATATCGTATGGACAACGGATGGATTGCATTGCATATGAAAGACGTAAATCATATCGAACGCACGTACGACACAGCCATCCTGAACACCGGCTCACCTCATCTGGTAAAATACGCCGATCATCTCGACCAAATCGACGTAAAGGCCGAGGGGCGTAAGATTCGCTACAGTGAAAGATTTGCACAGGAAGGGATCAATGTAAACTTCATCGAATACGGCCAGGATGCCCTGCTGATCCGGACTTACGAACGAGGCGTGGAAGATGAAACCCTGGCCTGCGGTACCGGCATCACGGCAGCAGCCCTGCTGGCCGCCGGTCACGAAGCCCGTACTTATCGCATTCCTGTACAGGCACGTGGCGGTAGGCTGGAAGTGCGTTTTAAAAAAATTGACGATCAACATTTTACAGATATCTGGCTCTGTGGCCCTGCAAATCCCGTATTTACAGGCACGATTGACCTGTCTTCAACGGCATTTCAAGAATTTCTGCAAACCATTGAATCCTGA
- a CDS encoding glycosyltransferase family 2 protein gives MDISVVIPLKDEAESLPELCAWIHRVMEANGWTYEMILIDDGSTDNSWQVIQQLSMQYSTLKGIRFQRNYGKSAALNEGFRHACGEVVITMDADLQDSPDEIPALYQMITTQGYDLVSGWKKKRHDNLLTKNIPSRFFNWVTRRISHIPLHDFNCGLKAYRKKVVKSIEVYGEMHRYIPVIAKWAGFTRIGEKVVEHRPRKYGRSKFGWERFINGFLDLLSIVFVGRFGKRPMHFFGTMGTIAFIFGFAIAVYLTIAKFIFFQYRMTERPIFYLALLAMIIGSQLFLAGFLGELITRNAPERNQYLIEEKLRLE, from the coding sequence ATGGATATTTCAGTTGTCATTCCTTTGAAAGATGAAGCAGAATCATTGCCCGAACTCTGCGCATGGATTCACCGCGTCATGGAGGCAAACGGATGGACTTATGAAATGATCCTTATTGACGACGGCTCAACGGACAATTCCTGGCAGGTGATACAGCAGCTTTCCATGCAATATTCTACCCTGAAAGGCATTCGTTTTCAACGCAATTACGGGAAATCGGCCGCCCTGAACGAAGGTTTCCGCCATGCTTGTGGAGAGGTGGTGATAACCATGGATGCCGATTTACAGGACAGCCCGGATGAAATTCCCGCGCTCTATCAGATGATCACCACACAGGGATATGATCTGGTGAGTGGATGGAAAAAAAAGCGCCACGATAACCTGCTTACCAAAAATATCCCTTCTCGATTTTTTAACTGGGTTACCCGACGCATATCGCATATTCCATTGCATGATTTTAACTGCGGATTGAAGGCTTATCGTAAAAAAGTAGTGAAAAGCATCGAAGTGTATGGCGAGATGCACCGCTATATCCCCGTTATCGCCAAATGGGCAGGATTCACCCGTATCGGTGAGAAAGTGGTAGAACATCGTCCCAGAAAATACGGTCGTTCTAAATTTGGCTGGGAGCGCTTCATCAACGGATTTCTGGATTTGCTTTCCATTGTGTTCGTTGGACGTTTCGGTAAACGCCCCATGCATTTCTTCGGCACCATGGGCACCATCGCATTCATTTTTGGATTTGCGATTGCGGTATATTTAACCATAGCTAAATTCATTTTTTTTCAGTATCGCATGACGGAACGACCCATTTTTTATCTGGCTTTGCTGGCCATGATCATCGGCTCACAACTCTTTCTGGCCGGGTTCTTAGGCGAGTTAATCACACGTAATGCACCAGAGCGGAATCAATACCTCATCGAAGAAAAATTACGTCTTGAATAA
- a CDS encoding tetratricopeptide repeat protein, with protein sequence MMTPKDDFFGESDELKEILHQFERLRKGQSHAFLDEEDFEQIIDYFDDRDQLKQAIQAADLGIERFPYSSTLMLKKADLLIATKHYRQALQVLEQAEIYDQSQLHLYLLKTEAYLALGEYDKAVAMLESRIEHFDGEEQIELLLELADVYDDWDQFNEVFECLVRILKLDPNHEEALHKICFWTEFSGRYEESIKLHQWIIDENPYNELAWFNLGVAYQGLKLYEKAIDAYAYALAIDEKFDYAYRNMADAYMKLRRYDAAIEVLEQQLQVSNPEDVIYEAIGLCYEKQKKYAQARHYYRKAYRLSPHDEKLQLRIGLTYMYERNWMHAADALQVAIVLNPHAVKCWEALGECMLQLHNEEEAIRCFMKATELRPSSVQAWQLLIRALYLAGAYEEAYRQSYVAESHTGTKAIYHYYRTAILVAMGKNKEALIQLEAALQLAPRQVKKLIDLCPSILQRPAVNDLISRYRKKKGA encoded by the coding sequence ATGATGACACCTAAAGACGATTTTTTTGGAGAATCAGATGAATTAAAAGAAATTCTTCATCAATTTGAAAGATTGAGAAAAGGTCAATCGCATGCATTTTTAGATGAAGAAGATTTCGAGCAGATTATTGATTATTTTGATGATCGAGACCAGCTCAAACAAGCCATTCAGGCGGCTGATTTAGGCATAGAACGTTTCCCTTATTCTTCAACCTTGATGTTGAAGAAAGCTGATTTACTTATTGCCACAAAGCATTACCGGCAGGCATTGCAGGTATTGGAACAGGCTGAAATTTACGATCAAAGTCAGCTTCATTTATATTTGTTGAAGACGGAAGCCTATCTTGCACTTGGAGAATATGACAAGGCTGTAGCCATGCTGGAAAGCCGCATTGAACATTTTGATGGTGAGGAGCAAATTGAATTGTTACTGGAATTAGCGGATGTGTATGACGATTGGGATCAGTTTAATGAAGTGTTTGAATGCCTGGTTAGAATTTTGAAACTCGATCCCAATCATGAAGAAGCGCTGCATAAAATTTGTTTCTGGACGGAATTCAGTGGTCGATATGAAGAGAGTATCAAACTACATCAGTGGATCATTGACGAGAATCCATATAATGAGCTGGCCTGGTTTAATTTAGGCGTTGCCTATCAGGGATTGAAGCTGTATGAGAAAGCCATTGATGCGTATGCTTATGCATTAGCCATAGATGAAAAATTTGATTATGCCTATCGCAATATGGCCGATGCTTATATGAAGTTGAGAAGGTACGATGCGGCCATTGAAGTACTTGAGCAACAGTTGCAGGTATCGAATCCAGAAGACGTGATTTATGAAGCCATCGGCCTGTGTTACGAGAAGCAGAAAAAATACGCTCAGGCCCGGCATTATTATCGCAAAGCCTATCGGTTAAGTCCTCATGATGAAAAACTGCAGTTGCGGATTGGCCTGACCTACATGTACGAACGGAACTGGATGCATGCAGCAGATGCCCTCCAGGTAGCTATTGTTTTAAATCCGCATGCAGTGAAATGCTGGGAGGCATTAGGGGAGTGTATGTTGCAGCTGCATAATGAAGAAGAAGCTATTCGTTGCTTCATGAAAGCCACTGAGCTGAGGCCTTCAAGCGTGCAGGCCTGGCAGCTCCTCATCCGCGCCCTTTATCTGGCCGGTGCATACGAAGAAGCTTATCGTCAATCATATGTAGCCGAGTCCCATACCGGAACCAAGGCTATTTATCATTATTATCGTACGGCCATACTTGTGGCTATGGGCAAAAACAAAGAGGCGCTGATTCAGCTGGAAGCCGCTCTCCAGCTTGCTCCCAGGCAGGTGAAAAAGCTCATCGACCTCTGTCCGTCCATTCTGCAACGCCCGGCTGTAAATGACCTCATCAGCCGCTACCGGAAAAAGAAAGGAGCCTGA
- a CDS encoding DUF4199 domain-containing protein, with translation MEQSPQTPVTQKTHLQWGILIAVIMMVLFVIYYAFAVPQQGFARWVPTLLFVVLIIIAQQAYGKANAHRVTFGELFANGFKTTAVTTSLYVLFLILFLIFVPGFKQQSLQMAREAMEKRGTMTEEQINMAMSFTEKYFSVFMLAGTIFGTLIAGAIASLIGAAFARKEGKSAPPAS, from the coding sequence ATGGAACAATCACCTCAAACACCTGTAACACAGAAAACACACCTGCAATGGGGCATATTGATCGCTGTGATTATGATGGTACTGTTTGTCATTTACTATGCTTTTGCCGTTCCGCAGCAGGGATTTGCCCGATGGGTACCCACCCTGCTTTTTGTGGTTTTAATTATCATCGCCCAGCAGGCTTATGGCAAGGCAAATGCACATCGCGTAACCTTTGGAGAATTGTTTGCCAATGGATTTAAAACAACAGCTGTAACTACTTCGCTGTATGTGCTGTTTTTAATTTTGTTCCTGATTTTTGTGCCGGGATTCAAGCAACAATCCCTCCAGATGGCTCGTGAAGCCATGGAAAAACGGGGTACCATGACCGAAGAACAAATCAATATGGCTATGAGCTTCACCGAAAAATATTTCTCGGTATTTATGCTCGCCGGAACTATATTTGGAACCCTGATTGCTGGAGCTATCGCTTCGTTGATTGGTGCAGCTTTTGCCCGTAAAGAAGGAAAATCGGCACCGCCTGCAAGTTGA
- the truB gene encoding tRNA pseudouridine(55) synthase TruB encodes MEQLSQSFVEGALLLVDKPLGWTSFDVVNKLKKLTRTKVGHSGTLDPLATGLLICCTGKKTRELARLQGLTKVYAAVFRLGATSPSDDLETEPVQQRPYEFIHEALLQETAKQFLGMQQQIPPKFAAIKKHGVPLYRHARRGVEVDVEPRTIQILRFEIVSVHLPFVHVEITCSSGTYIRALARDFGKKLGCGAYLFALRRLAIGPYRVEQARTIFEWENYIRQALNQLPDASS; translated from the coding sequence ATGGAACAACTATCACAATCCTTTGTAGAAGGCGCATTGTTGCTTGTGGATAAGCCTCTGGGATGGACCTCTTTTGATGTGGTGAATAAATTAAAAAAACTCACCCGCACCAAAGTGGGCCATAGCGGTACACTTGATCCACTGGCGACCGGCTTGTTGATATGTTGTACCGGAAAGAAAACACGTGAACTTGCCCGCCTGCAGGGCCTTACCAAGGTATATGCGGCCGTTTTCCGTCTGGGTGCTACTTCTCCAAGCGATGATCTGGAAACCGAGCCTGTGCAACAACGCCCGTACGAATTTATTCACGAAGCGCTTTTGCAGGAAACGGCAAAACAATTTTTAGGCATGCAGCAGCAGATTCCTCCGAAATTTGCAGCCATAAAGAAACACGGCGTTCCGCTTTATCGCCACGCCCGTCGGGGTGTGGAGGTGGATGTAGAACCCCGTACCATTCAAATCCTGCGTTTTGAAATTGTATCCGTTCACCTGCCCTTTGTGCACGTAGAGATAACCTGCAGCAGTGGTACTTACATTCGTGCACTGGCACGTGATTTTGGAAAAAAGTTAGGTTGTGGAGCTTATCTCTTCGCGCTGCGCAGGCTCGCCATCGGTCCATACCGGGTAGAACAGGCACGCACCATCTTCGAATGGGAAAATTACATTCGACAGGCCTTGAATCAATTACCCGATGCTTCTTCTTGA
- a CDS encoding M1 family metallopeptidase, whose translation MRLFRLSYIRVLFLLMIGLWICNSGNAHPATLSRDSLIDVLHYQFWISLKDSSAEIQAEARIRFIVRKPIQACPLDFDIASTTDATGMHVDEVRYQQETLSYTTSPAQIELHFPRLLSPGDTAEVTIRYHGRPADGLIIGKNMFGEHTYFGDNWPARAHDWLPVHDHPSDKATVDFFVEAPCHDQVIANGRLMERTNLRNGYMLTHWRESVPIPTKVMVIGVAPFAVQYLQPVNSVPIESWVYPENKSQGFLDFSVAPAIVKYFDSLLGPFPYEKLANVQSTTRYGGMENASCIFYDERLISGKQQITLTLAHEIGHQWFGDCVTETDWPHIWLSEAFATFMSEAFAEHAFGKDSLLHILAHDRKLILHYDSLHQTPVINYHARNPEQLLNPDSYQKGAYVLQMLKNMIGDSLFWKGMRTYVQHYRNQNASTEDFIHIMEQVSHRSLEVFFRQWLYRAVNPVLSWYWKYDTIQKTLMLHITQLQPGEAFELPVEIQAWDQKGDSHLFSIHLHQKQQDFTMPCKFLPRRVSLDPTGKILMEQFEQTPADKHKQ comes from the coding sequence ATGCGTCTTTTTCGTTTATCCTATATCCGTGTATTGTTTTTGTTGATGATAGGGCTATGGATATGTAATAGCGGAAATGCTCATCCAGCAACGCTTTCACGAGATTCCCTCATTGATGTATTGCATTACCAATTCTGGATATCGCTAAAGGATTCTTCTGCTGAGATACAAGCAGAAGCTCGTATTCGTTTTATCGTTCGCAAGCCTATACAAGCTTGTCCGCTTGATTTTGATATAGCAAGCACAACCGATGCTACAGGTATGCATGTAGATGAAGTACGCTATCAGCAGGAAACCCTTTCTTATACCACCAGCCCGGCACAAATTGAATTACATTTTCCACGCCTCCTATCCCCGGGAGATACAGCTGAAGTAACGATCCGCTATCATGGTCGTCCAGCAGATGGATTAATTATTGGAAAAAACATGTTTGGCGAACACACCTACTTCGGCGACAACTGGCCTGCGCGTGCACACGACTGGCTGCCTGTTCATGATCATCCTTCAGATAAAGCAACAGTTGATTTTTTTGTGGAGGCGCCCTGCCATGATCAGGTAATTGCGAATGGCCGATTGATGGAACGCACAAATTTACGCAACGGATACATGCTTACACACTGGCGGGAATCAGTTCCGATTCCTACAAAAGTAATGGTGATTGGTGTAGCTCCTTTTGCCGTACAATACCTTCAACCGGTGAATAGTGTCCCCATAGAAAGCTGGGTATATCCTGAAAACAAATCGCAGGGTTTTCTGGATTTCAGCGTGGCGCCGGCTATTGTAAAATATTTTGATTCACTATTGGGTCCGTTTCCTTATGAAAAACTGGCTAACGTACAATCTACCACACGCTATGGCGGAATGGAAAATGCAAGTTGTATTTTCTATGATGAACGATTAATTTCCGGCAAGCAGCAAATAACACTTACACTTGCACACGAAATTGGTCATCAGTGGTTCGGAGATTGTGTTACGGAAACCGATTGGCCGCACATCTGGCTCAGTGAAGCCTTTGCCACGTTTATGAGTGAAGCGTTCGCCGAACATGCTTTCGGGAAAGATAGCCTGCTACATATCCTTGCACATGATCGAAAATTAATTCTGCATTATGATTCATTGCACCAAACGCCAGTAATTAACTACCATGCGCGAAACCCTGAACAGCTGCTGAATCCCGACAGCTATCAAAAGGGTGCTTACGTGTTGCAAATGCTGAAAAATATGATTGGTGATTCGCTTTTCTGGAAAGGCATGCGTACCTACGTACAGCACTATCGCAATCAAAATGCATCAACGGAAGATTTCATACATATCATGGAACAGGTATCTCATCGTTCCCTGGAAGTATTTTTCAGACAATGGCTATATCGTGCAGTGAATCCAGTCCTGAGCTGGTACTGGAAATATGATACTATCCAAAAAACACTTATGCTGCACATCACGCAATTGCAACCCGGTGAAGCCTTCGAGCTGCCTGTCGAGATTCAGGCATGGGATCAAAAAGGCGATTCTCATTTATTTTCCATTCACCTTCATCAGAAACAACAAGATTTTACCATGCCCTGTAAATTTCTACCCCGGCGGGTTTCACTCGATCCCACGGGCAAGATACTCATGGAGCAATTTGAACAGACGCCTGCAGATAAGCATAAACAATGA